The following proteins are co-located in the Hydrogenobacter hydrogenophilus genome:
- a CDS encoding PulJ/GspJ family protein: MLGRNNAFTLIELLISVAISTLVVLGLVSVYGSVQEVRKRFEEYDQKRRLYELVFLLQKELSNCRELELQGDTLRYYTTFGISAPYVMVSLQAQKDAITYTESNPYDPSIVYLKRHLRAPGSPELRFDSAKNIVSLFYDGKRIDLLVQYNRVPTSSIFLRPF; the protein is encoded by the coding sequence ATGCTTGGCAGGAATAATGCCTTCACCCTGATAGAGCTTCTCATATCCGTGGCTATATCCACTTTGGTGGTGCTTGGCCTGGTGTCTGTTTATGGGTCTGTGCAGGAGGTAAGAAAGAGGTTTGAGGAATACGACCAGAAGAGGAGGCTTTATGAGCTTGTTTTCTTACTTCAGAAGGAGCTCAGCAACTGCAGAGAGTTAGAACTACAGGGAGATACGCTCCGCTACTACACTACCTTTGGGATTTCCGCTCCTTATGTGATGGTTAGCTTGCAAGCACAGAAAGATGCCATAACCTACACAGAGTCCAACCCCTACGACCCTTCTATCGTATACTTAAAAAGACACTTGCGTGCGCCTGGAAGCCCAGAGCTGAGGTTTGACAGCGCGAAAAACATTGTGAGTCTGTTTTACGATGGAAAACGCATAGACTTGCTGGTGCAATACAACAGGGTCCCCACCTCTTCCATATTTTTGAGACCTTTTTAA
- a CDS encoding type II secretion system protein GspK, with product MRGSIIVYVLWMVTLLSGLVFFTLYQLRYSYMRTSHFVDNWTFLYEARALAVLGVNTVQKNPSLLRIKSPIPYYISNRKYRIYIYPEEAKISLPLANSEILKSLMMRLGVEEKRAVELSQNIMAFLGRGVSKQGTPAPYRDVFSITELFYVDGMDRNTYEKLQNYLTPVATLTNINYAPEPVLLALGLTESEAKSVEEQIKVVGYINPEWLQNLLGPSRLYISLRFVYTPLPMYYRVKVVKYEPYYDEMDFIVTSYGEVLDAWQE from the coding sequence ATGAGGGGGAGTATTATCGTATATGTGCTCTGGATGGTCACTTTGCTTTCTGGCTTAGTCTTCTTTACCCTTTACCAGCTCAGATACAGCTACATGAGAACTTCCCACTTTGTGGACAACTGGACTTTTCTTTATGAGGCAAGAGCTTTGGCGGTGTTGGGTGTGAACACTGTCCAAAAGAACCCGTCTCTACTAAGGATAAAAAGTCCCATACCATACTACATCTCAAACCGCAAGTACAGGATATATATATACCCAGAGGAAGCTAAGATAAGTCTGCCTCTTGCCAACTCAGAAATTCTTAAAAGCCTTATGATGCGTTTAGGTGTAGAGGAAAAGAGGGCTGTAGAGCTTTCCCAGAACATTATGGCTTTTTTGGGTAGGGGTGTGTCTAAGCAAGGAACACCAGCACCTTACAGAGATGTGTTTTCCATCACGGAGCTTTTCTATGTGGATGGTATGGACAGAAACACCTACGAAAAACTCCAAAATTACCTAACACCAGTGGCAACCCTTACCAACATAAACTACGCGCCTGAGCCTGTGCTGTTGGCTCTTGGTCTTACGGAGAGCGAGGCTAAGTCTGTGGAAGAGCAGATAAAGGTAGTGGGCTACATAAACCCCGAGTGGCTCCAGAACCTCTTGGGTCCTTCAAGGCTCTACATATCCCTCAGGTTTGTGTACACACCACTGCCTATGTATTATCGCGTAAAGGTAGTAAAGTACGAGCCTTATTACGACGAGATGGACTTTATAGTTACCTCTTACGGCGAGGTGCTGGATGCTTGGCAGGAATAA
- a CDS encoding prepilin-type N-terminal cleavage/methylation domain-containing protein, translating to MGYRNRPGPNGASVVRGFTLVEVLVAFTISILAIGFIQQSLSLITQRIYAMKRQERDLELVSQIQSIAFAQRTNSAVLQDRRSVENYTCDLMSYAGFNYYACSQDLGLWRIYLMNGYSFMLSPR from the coding sequence GTGGGCTATAGAAACCGTCCCGGGCCGAACGGCGCTTCAGTGGTAAGAGGTTTCACGCTGGTGGAGGTCCTCGTGGCCTTCACCATATCCATCTTAGCCATAGGTTTCATACAGCAGAGCCTATCTCTCATAACACAGAGAATTTACGCTATGAAGAGACAAGAAAGAGACTTGGAGCTGGTCTCACAGATACAGAGTATAGCCTTTGCTCAGAGGACTAACTCTGCGGTGCTTCAGGATAGAAGGTCTGTGGAGAACTACACCTGCGACCTTATGTCCTACGCTGGGTTTAACTATTATGCATGTTCACAGGATTTGGGACTCTGGCGCATATACCTAATGAACGGCTACAGCTTTATGCTGTCTCCCAGATGA
- a CDS encoding 6-hydroxymethylpterin diphosphokinase MptE-like protein has protein sequence MIKDQRLQIELMRRRKDKNLIAIQRYAPHLMDLVNRKGKIKCGIYVGQNGEIDLVMEGSRVYNADPRAVAQIQLENFKKQKEGFYLIPSTNRENPEKILDHKYKGKIIDLFGVEPQLDKLRDMVSQELKDGQHIGALFSVGLGFGYHLELLTDTYDIKYLFVVEKDPEVFKTSLYTANWEKLLAHYSCEGRAIVLFVGDDPEELAKHMVYSIGYLYNTPLLYWSPVFIHLFGPFYEQVGKAFSDRIQEISMGWGFFQDELWSLEYTIENIKRELPLFYGKKTVPSDAVAFVIGAGPSLEYALDFIKQSQHRAVIFSCGSSIGTLYEEGIKPDFHVEIERTKMTYDALIKSASTDYLKELTAMYNNPMYPPVADLFKESLMWLKPNDAGSSLFPPDIPRIGYSNPTVVNGGLSLAIHMGFKEIYLFGTDMGYKDPKKHHARGNVALKEGTEFYKEKEVQEYELEGNFGGKVYTNGLLLWARSMIQDLLKMTKGVKVYNTSDGAKIEGTIPIKVGEITLRNFKKTEAIKLINSNFSKDYLKDNTIHQKAYTLLKEAQELQKVAHEFLSKQPRDLHELAYTLNAVFVWLYERRDVSPLWSMLRGGYLQLEHLVLFLAHQEGKVPEGIHEVIRDYLKECAQKLSQVLEPFLENSTHIIMKGK, from the coding sequence ATGATAAAAGACCAACGGCTCCAGATAGAGCTTATGAGAAGAAGAAAAGATAAAAACTTAATAGCTATACAGCGCTACGCACCCCATCTGATGGACTTAGTAAACAGGAAAGGAAAAATAAAGTGCGGTATATATGTAGGACAGAACGGCGAGATAGACTTAGTGATGGAAGGAAGCAGGGTCTATAACGCAGACCCACGCGCCGTAGCACAGATACAGCTTGAGAACTTTAAAAAACAGAAAGAAGGCTTTTACCTGATACCTTCTACAAACAGAGAAAACCCTGAGAAGATACTGGACCATAAATACAAGGGCAAAATTATTGACCTTTTTGGGGTAGAACCACAGCTAGACAAGCTCAGAGATATGGTATCACAGGAGCTAAAAGATGGACAGCACATAGGAGCTCTCTTTAGTGTAGGGTTAGGTTTTGGATACCACTTGGAGCTTCTTACAGATACTTATGACATAAAGTACCTCTTTGTGGTGGAAAAAGACCCTGAGGTCTTCAAAACCAGCCTCTACACCGCAAACTGGGAAAAGCTCTTAGCCCATTACTCCTGCGAAGGAAGGGCCATAGTGCTTTTTGTAGGAGATGACCCAGAAGAGCTTGCCAAGCACATGGTCTACAGCATAGGATACCTCTACAACACTCCCCTCCTTTACTGGAGCCCCGTATTCATACACCTCTTTGGTCCTTTTTACGAGCAGGTGGGCAAAGCCTTCAGCGATCGCATACAAGAGATATCTATGGGTTGGGGGTTCTTCCAAGACGAGCTGTGGTCTTTGGAGTACACAATAGAGAACATAAAGAGAGAGCTACCGCTCTTTTACGGTAAAAAAACAGTGCCTTCAGACGCAGTAGCATTTGTCATAGGTGCAGGTCCATCCCTTGAATACGCCCTTGACTTTATCAAACAAAGCCAACACAGAGCGGTAATATTTTCCTGTGGAAGCTCCATAGGAACCCTCTACGAGGAGGGTATAAAGCCAGACTTCCATGTGGAAATAGAAAGAACCAAGATGACATACGATGCCCTCATCAAAAGTGCAAGCACGGACTACCTAAAAGAGCTAACCGCCATGTACAACAACCCCATGTATCCACCCGTTGCGGACCTTTTCAAAGAGAGCCTCATGTGGCTAAAGCCCAACGACGCTGGAAGTAGTCTTTTTCCACCTGACATACCAAGGATAGGCTACTCTAACCCTACCGTGGTAAATGGTGGGTTATCTTTGGCAATACACATGGGATTCAAAGAGATATACCTATTTGGCACGGACATGGGTTATAAGGACCCCAAGAAGCACCACGCGAGGGGGAACGTGGCGCTCAAAGAAGGCACTGAGTTTTACAAGGAGAAGGAAGTGCAGGAGTACGAGCTTGAGGGGAACTTTGGAGGGAAGGTGTACACTAACGGTTTGCTTTTGTGGGCGAGGTCTATGATACAGGACCTTTTGAAAATGACAAAAGGTGTTAAGGTTTACAACACTTCTGACGGTGCGAAGATAGAGGGGACTATACCCATAAAGGTAGGTGAGATAACTCTCAGGAACTTCAAAAAAACTGAAGCTATAAAGCTTATTAACTCTAACTTCTCAAAGGATTACCTAAAAGACAACACAATACATCAAAAAGCTTACACTCTACTTAAAGAAGCTCAAGAACTCCAAAAAGTAGCGCACGAATTTCTTTCAAAACAGCCCAGGGACCTACATGAGCTTGCCTACACCCTAAACGCGGTCTTTGTGTGGCTTTACGAAAGAAGAGATGTTAGCCCCCTTTGGAGTATGCTAAGGGGTGGATACCTCCAGCTGGAGCACTTGGTGCTGTTTTTGGCACATCAAGAAGGTAAGGTGCCAGAAGGCATACACGAAGTGATAAGGGATTACCTAAAAGAGTGCGCACAGAAATTAAGCCAGGTCCTTGAACCTTTTTTGGAAAATAGCACACATATCATTATGAAAGGAAAATGA
- a CDS encoding motility associated factor glycosyltransferase family protein, which translates to MNITQFLTSDYDIEGIKRKNLEYLQKVSPHFYNFLNLKGQVDCRVIYQKGKWELLVNGKPIYGGDAYTNTKRQFEEYLQKPNSFSTPFHLYEFPEDTIDGWFSQKLKQSLTSINLSESCKTQKSIGTVLVFGVGLGFHIDFFTQHYDIKQLILVETDVELIKPTLYTLDWEKILNVYDGKERIISFYLHKDPELLAAGLLDHLAVYYNPALLTHFHIYLHRYDHILLEGSKKFWESNKSPIAGFGYFQDELWSLEYTIENIKRELPLFYGKKPVPSDAVAFVIGAGPSLEYALDFIKQNQHRAVIFSCGSSIGTLYEEGIKPDFHVEIERTKMTYDALIKSASTDYLKELTAMYNNPMYPPVADLFKESLMWLKPNDAGSSLFPPDIPRIGYSNPTVVNGGLSLAIHMGFKEIYLFGTDMGYKDPKKHHARGNVALKEGTEFYKEKEVQEYELEGNFGGKVYTNGLLLWARSMIQDLLKMTKGVKVYNTSDGAKIEGTIPIKVGEITLRNFKKTEAIKLINSNFSKDYLKGINIDQKIKKLLDQSRAYLEFLKGFEVKNSDDFYRFVSQVGLEQWRYAGSPFMNLFRPAFLNFSYSLLSAVCRMPENQAIEKGKELLNLYTQFVERCIERLKEIKY; encoded by the coding sequence ATGAATATTACACAATTCTTGACTTCTGATTATGATATAGAAGGCATAAAGCGTAAAAATTTGGAATACCTTCAAAAAGTCTCACCCCATTTTTATAACTTTCTTAACCTTAAAGGTCAAGTAGACTGCAGGGTAATTTATCAAAAAGGCAAGTGGGAGCTTTTAGTGAATGGAAAGCCCATCTATGGAGGTGATGCTTACACAAATACCAAAAGGCAGTTTGAAGAATACCTACAAAAACCTAACAGCTTTAGCACACCTTTCCATTTGTACGAATTTCCTGAAGATACCATAGATGGCTGGTTTTCCCAAAAGCTAAAACAGAGTCTTACATCAATAAACTTGTCAGAGAGTTGTAAGACTCAGAAAAGCATAGGAACTGTACTTGTTTTTGGTGTGGGACTTGGATTTCATATAGATTTTTTTACTCAACATTACGATATAAAACAGCTGATACTTGTAGAAACAGATGTGGAACTTATAAAGCCTACTTTATACACACTTGACTGGGAGAAGATCCTAAACGTATACGATGGGAAAGAGAGGATAATAAGTTTCTACTTACATAAAGACCCAGAGTTATTGGCTGCAGGTCTTCTTGATCACCTGGCAGTTTACTATAACCCTGCTTTGCTTACTCACTTCCATATATACCTTCACAGGTACGATCATATCTTATTGGAAGGATCTAAAAAGTTTTGGGAATCCAACAAGTCACCCATAGCAGGGTTTGGCTACTTCCAAGACGAGCTGTGGTCTTTGGAGTACACAATAGAGAACATAAAGAGAGAGTTACCGCTCTTTTACGGCAAAAAACCAGTGCCTTCAGACGCAGTAGCATTTGTCATAGGTGCAGGTCCATCCCTTGAATACGCCCTTGACTTCATCAAACAAAACCAACACAGAGCGGTAATATTTTCCTGTGGAAGCTCCATAGGAACCCTCTACGAGGAGGGTATAAAGCCAGACTTCCATGTGGAAATAGAAAGAACCAAGATGACATACGATGCCCTCATCAAAAGTGCAAGCACGGACTACCTAAAAGAGCTAACCGCCATGTACAACAACCCCATGTATCCACCCGTTGCGGACCTTTTCAAAGAGAGCCTCATGTGGCTAAAGCCCAACGACGCTGGAAGTAGTCTTTTTCCACCTGACATACCAAGGATAGGCTACTCTAACCCTACCGTGGTAAATGGTGGGTTATCTTTGGCAATACACATGGGATTCAAAGAGATATACCTATTTGGCACGGACATGGGTTATAAGGACCCCAAGAAGCACCACGCGAGGGGGAACGTGGCGCTCAAAGAAGGCACTGAGTTTTACAAGGAGAAGGAAGTGCAGGAGTACGAGCTTGAGGGGAACTTTGGAGGGAAGGTGTACACTAACGGTTTGCTTTTGTGGGCGAGGTCTATGATACAGGACCTTTTGAAAATGACAAAAGGTGTTAAGGTTTACAACACTTCTGACGGTGCGAAGATAGAGGGGACTATACCCATAAAGGTAGGTGAGATAACTCTCAGGAACTTCAAAAAAACTGAAGCTATAAAGCTTATTAACTCTAACTTCTCAAAGGATTACCTAAAGGGTATAAACATAGACCAGAAGATAAAAAAACTCTTAGACCAATCACGAGCCTACTTAGAGTTTCTCAAAGGCTTTGAGGTGAAAAACAGCGATGACTTTTACCGCTTTGTTTCTCAAGTGGGTTTGGAACAGTGGAGGTATGCAGGCTCTCCCTTTATGAACCTTTTCAGACCAGCCTTTTTGAACTTCTCTTACTCTTTGTTGTCCGCAGTGTGCAGGATGCCGGAAAACCAAGCTATAGAAAAGGGCAAAGAGCTACTAAATCTTTACACACAATTTGTAGAAAGATGCATCGAAAGGCTAAAGGAGATAAAATACTAA
- a CDS encoding type II secretion system protein → MKGFTLLEVILVITITALLTLVILPVIQRNLFGEKDLLKAFILKNLNLSMKKNKVIQLIGDGKTIRSSIGESVELPFQGGCYIYPNGELRECWFGRGENHEYYTILDF, encoded by the coding sequence ATGAAAGGCTTTACTTTGCTGGAGGTTATACTGGTTATAACCATAACTGCATTATTAACTTTGGTAATTCTGCCTGTAATTCAAAGAAACCTGTTTGGAGAAAAAGATCTGCTAAAAGCTTTCATACTCAAAAATCTAAATTTGTCAATGAAAAAAAACAAGGTCATACAGCTTATAGGCGATGGTAAGACGATAAGGTCTTCTATAGGAGAAAGCGTAGAGCTTCCTTTTCAAGGAGGATGCTATATATATCCAAACGGAGAGCTAAGAGAATGTTGGTTTGGGAGAGGAGAAAACCATGAATATTACACAATTCTTGACTTCTGA
- a CDS encoding RNA polymerase sigma factor — protein sequence MSDTQLIKRIAKGDQEALRELINIYKARLFYYAYGILRDYEDAQEAVSETFFQVWRSAKNFRGDSKVSTWLFGITRNVMRNMLRKRTKEVKTVEIMEHDAVYENDPWEPEDVEVLKKALERLSPAHREVLHLAFYEELSYEEISQVLGVPVGTVKTRVFYAKKKLLELIKEIRDEELKKSF from the coding sequence ATGAGTGATACACAGCTTATTAAGCGCATAGCCAAGGGGGACCAGGAAGCTCTTAGGGAGCTCATAAACATTTATAAAGCAAGGCTTTTTTACTACGCTTATGGAATTTTGAGGGATTACGAAGATGCGCAGGAGGCGGTATCGGAAACCTTCTTTCAGGTCTGGAGGTCTGCCAAGAACTTCAGGGGGGATTCTAAGGTGAGCACTTGGCTCTTTGGCATCACCAGAAATGTGATGAGAAACATGCTAAGAAAGAGGACAAAGGAAGTAAAGACTGTGGAGATTATGGAGCATGACGCAGTTTATGAGAATGACCCTTGGGAACCCGAAGATGTGGAGGTGCTAAAGAAGGCTTTAGAAAGGCTTTCACCCGCTCACAGGGAGGTTTTGCACCTTGCCTTCTACGAGGAGCTTTCTTACGAGGAGATATCCCAAGTACTGGGTGTGCCTGTGGGAACTGTAAAGACGCGCGTGTTTTACGCAAAGAAAAAACTTTTAGAACTTATAAAGGAGATCAGGGATGAAGAACTTAAAAAGAGCTTTTGA
- a CDS encoding efflux RND transporter permease subunit, which yields MYGLAGRLANYFIDSKLTPILILVSLALGFFAVITTPKEEEPQIVVPMIDIFISYPGASPEEVERRVVIPLEKKLWELKDIEYIYSASSEGGAIVTARFYVGTDPVKALVDLNTKMMSAMDLAPPGVVLPPLIKPKSIDDVPILTLTLWGKSYDWYSLRRIASTVENEIKKVSNVADVFLVGGKPREIRVILDPARMLAYGVSPLYIAQVIKTANAQEVSGNILQAGKVYKIRTGEFLRSKEDVENLLVSVVNGKPVYLKDVATVVDGPSEIKDYVLMGFGPKAGEKGIKDAKEGELYPAVTIAVSKRKGTNAVNVAEEVLNLVDHLKGRIIPKDVNITITRNYGETAKEKADELLEHLFIATFSVILLIAVALGVRDALVVGIAVPITLAIALFLSEMYGFTLNRVTLFALIFAIGILVDDAIVVVENIHRWFELKLAKTPREAVVRATDEVGNPTILATFTVISALMPMAFVSGLMGPYMRPIPINASVAMFFSLLVAFIVTPWASYRFLKHHQEHQKQEVDIRQTTFWKVYSKIMVPLITSKPKRYAFYLFTLSLLMLSIGLFITKAVVVKMLPYDNKSELQIVLDMPEGTPLEKTLEVAKAIGDYISKQSIVTDYQIYVGTSSPFNFNGLVRHYYLRQSSNMADLQVNLINKHERSEQSHDFAKRIRPAVHEIAQKYGAKYVAVVEVPPGPPVLSPIVAEIYGPDLKEQEKFAREVLKVFKETPSITDQGIYLEDPAPMIRLVAKEDKLKLAGLNKEELVYTLKAIIGGYQVGILQNTDTEHVPIVIRFDERYRTMDILKNLKIPTRDGRLVPLSELVEIKEDTVPKTIYHKNLRRVVYVIGDVAGREEAPFYGILDVRNKILNLPNPYGSVKELWMSLPLIEDGIYVKWDGEMHITLEVFRDLGLAFGVALFVMYVLILGWFKDFKIPGIIMAPIPLTLVGIVPGHLLLGAFFTATSMIGFIALAGIIVRNSILLVDFAEERIRDGVAPHLAVVEAGVIRTRPILLTAIAVIVGAFVILFDPIFNGLAISLIFGTIGSTTLTLVLIPVMYYASKVKKLAVIPSAEEVQRDIFR from the coding sequence ATGTACGGGCTTGCGGGAAGACTTGCCAACTACTTTATAGACTCCAAGCTAACACCCATACTCATATTGGTCTCCTTAGCCTTAGGCTTTTTTGCGGTAATAACCACACCAAAAGAGGAAGAGCCACAGATAGTGGTGCCTATGATAGATATATTCATAAGCTATCCGGGTGCATCTCCCGAAGAAGTAGAAAGAAGGGTAGTTATACCTCTTGAGAAAAAGCTTTGGGAGCTCAAAGACATTGAGTACATATATTCTGCATCCTCAGAAGGTGGTGCCATAGTCACCGCAAGGTTCTATGTGGGTACAGACCCAGTGAAGGCTCTGGTGGACCTAAACACCAAGATGATGTCCGCCATGGACCTGGCACCCCCCGGAGTTGTGCTCCCACCTCTTATAAAACCCAAGTCCATAGACGATGTACCCATACTCACCCTCACCCTGTGGGGAAAATCTTACGACTGGTACAGTCTCAGAAGGATAGCGTCAACAGTAGAGAACGAGATAAAAAAGGTAAGCAATGTAGCGGATGTCTTTTTGGTGGGAGGAAAGCCAAGAGAAATAAGGGTGATCCTTGACCCTGCGAGAATGTTAGCTTATGGTGTCTCACCTTTATACATAGCTCAGGTGATAAAAACTGCCAACGCGCAAGAGGTGAGCGGGAACATACTGCAGGCAGGAAAGGTTTATAAGATAAGAACGGGCGAGTTCCTAAGGTCAAAGGAAGATGTGGAAAACCTGCTTGTAAGCGTAGTTAATGGCAAACCTGTTTATCTCAAAGATGTGGCAACGGTAGTGGATGGTCCATCTGAGATAAAAGACTATGTGCTCATGGGATTTGGACCCAAGGCAGGGGAGAAGGGCATAAAGGACGCAAAGGAAGGAGAACTCTACCCTGCAGTCACTATAGCAGTGTCCAAAAGGAAGGGTACTAATGCGGTAAATGTAGCAGAAGAGGTTTTGAACCTTGTTGACCACCTAAAGGGAAGGATCATACCCAAAGATGTAAACATTACCATCACAAGAAACTACGGTGAGACCGCAAAGGAAAAGGCGGATGAACTTCTAGAACACCTCTTTATTGCTACTTTTTCTGTGATCTTACTTATAGCGGTTGCTTTGGGTGTGAGAGACGCTCTGGTGGTAGGTATAGCGGTGCCTATAACCCTTGCCATAGCTCTGTTTTTGAGCGAGATGTATGGCTTTACTCTCAACAGGGTAACTCTATTTGCTCTCATATTCGCTATAGGTATTCTCGTAGATGACGCCATAGTAGTTGTAGAAAACATACACAGATGGTTTGAGCTAAAGCTTGCAAAAACACCAAGAGAGGCTGTGGTAAGAGCTACCGACGAGGTAGGAAACCCTACCATACTGGCTACATTCACTGTCATATCCGCTCTTATGCCCATGGCTTTTGTGAGCGGTCTTATGGGACCCTACATGAGACCCATACCCATAAACGCATCTGTTGCCATGTTCTTTTCCCTTCTGGTTGCCTTTATAGTAACCCCTTGGGCTTCTTACAGATTTTTAAAACACCATCAAGAACACCAAAAGCAAGAAGTGGACATAAGACAAACCACCTTTTGGAAGGTTTACTCCAAGATCATGGTGCCTTTGATCACAAGCAAACCCAAAAGGTACGCCTTTTACCTCTTCACCTTGTCCTTGCTTATGCTGTCTATTGGCCTCTTTATCACCAAGGCTGTAGTAGTCAAGATGCTACCCTACGACAACAAGAGTGAACTCCAGATAGTCCTTGATATGCCGGAAGGCACACCCTTAGAGAAGACCTTAGAGGTTGCCAAAGCCATAGGTGATTACATATCAAAACAGAGCATCGTTACAGACTACCAGATATATGTGGGTACATCATCTCCCTTTAACTTCAACGGCCTTGTAAGACACTACTATCTAAGACAGAGCAGTAATATGGCGGACTTGCAGGTAAACCTAATAAACAAGCACGAAAGGTCTGAGCAGTCTCACGACTTTGCAAAAAGAATAAGACCAGCGGTACATGAGATAGCACAAAAATACGGTGCTAAGTATGTGGCGGTGGTAGAAGTGCCACCTGGTCCCCCAGTGCTCTCACCCATAGTGGCTGAAATATACGGTCCAGACCTAAAGGAGCAAGAAAAGTTCGCAAGAGAGGTCCTGAAAGTCTTTAAAGAAACCCCGTCTATAACAGACCAAGGCATATACTTAGAAGACCCTGCACCTATGATAAGGCTTGTAGCCAAGGAAGACAAACTCAAGCTCGCAGGTCTAAATAAAGAAGAGCTTGTCTACACACTAAAAGCCATTATAGGTGGATATCAGGTGGGAATACTTCAAAACACAGACACGGAGCACGTGCCCATAGTGATAAGGTTTGACGAGCGCTACAGGACTATGGACATACTCAAAAACCTAAAGATACCCACAAGAGATGGCAGGCTTGTGCCCCTTTCTGAATTAGTTGAAATAAAAGAGGATACGGTGCCAAAAACCATATACCATAAAAACCTCAGAAGGGTGGTCTATGTGATAGGTGATGTGGCAGGAAGAGAGGAAGCACCCTTTTATGGCATACTTGATGTAAGAAACAAGATTTTGAACCTTCCCAACCCCTACGGTAGTGTAAAAGAGCTTTGGATGTCTTTGCCCCTCATAGAGGACGGTATATACGTAAAGTGGGACGGTGAGATGCACATAACATTAGAAGTATTTAGGGACCTGGGACTTGCCTTTGGAGTTGCCCTCTTTGTGATGTATGTGCTTATTTTGGGATGGTTCAAAGACTTTAAGATCCCCGGTATCATCATGGCACCCATTCCTCTTACCCTTGTGGGTATAGTGCCCGGACACTTACTGCTTGGTGCTTTCTTTACCGCCACCTCCATGATAGGCTTTATAGCCCTTGCAGGTATAATAGTGAGAAATTCCATACTTCTCGTGGATTTTGCGGAAGAGAGAATAAGAGACGGTGTAGCGCCACATCTTGCAGTAGTCGAAGCGGGAGTCATAAGGACGCGCCCCATACTACTTACCGCCATTGCAGTCATAGTAGGTGCCTTTGTGATACTCTTTGACCCCATCTTCAACGGCCTTGCCATATCTCTCATCTTTGGCACCATAGGTTCCACAACACTGACGCTTGTGCTTATCCCAGTCATGTATTACGCATCAAAGGTCAAAAAGCTTGCTGTGATCCCCTCCGCAGAAGAAGTTCAAAGGGACATATTCAGATGA
- a CDS encoding efflux RND transporter periplasmic adaptor subunit: MRRYLKYIGFLVVISLVVLWLAGVFTHKEKSGQVEREQKLISGLKIGKAEKVQEVFVGYVGNVVADNTAEISTRVAGRITSVRVKEGQMVKRGQVLLTIDASDILAQANAVGEQVKQAEYAYRSALANYEAVKKTYERYQSLLKENAITQQEFDQIKAQYESAKAQLEQAKAGISAAQFQKKAVLSALEYTTIRAPFDGYVSQKRVDVGDLATPGTPLLIVEKPPYKLEVNLPEKYMSRVRIGDTYDVYVEALNKTVQGRVSEVSPSVDPATRTFRVKLTLSDNNLKSGMYAKLLMPESLSAVLVPESAILRRFDFTGVWVVKPDKTLELRFVKLGEKRGNMVEVLSGLSGGEDIVIEGVERACDGCKVGG, encoded by the coding sequence ATGAGAAGGTATCTCAAATATATAGGCTTTTTGGTGGTCATATCCTTGGTAGTGCTGTGGCTTGCGGGGGTCTTTACTCACAAGGAGAAAAGTGGGCAAGTAGAAAGGGAGCAAAAGCTAATAAGCGGTTTAAAAATAGGCAAAGCGGAAAAAGTGCAGGAAGTTTTTGTGGGTTATGTGGGTAATGTGGTTGCAGACAATACCGCAGAGATATCCACAAGAGTGGCAGGAAGGATAACGAGCGTAAGGGTCAAAGAAGGACAAATGGTCAAAAGGGGACAAGTGCTTTTGACCATAGATGCTTCTGACATACTGGCTCAGGCTAATGCGGTAGGTGAGCAGGTAAAACAGGCTGAGTATGCCTATAGGTCCGCGCTTGCCAATTACGAAGCGGTTAAAAAAACTTACGAAAGATACCAATCCCTTCTTAAGGAAAACGCTATAACACAACAGGAGTTTGACCAAATAAAGGCACAGTATGAGTCTGCAAAGGCTCAGTTGGAACAGGCAAAGGCAGGTATAAGTGCAGCACAATTTCAGAAGAAAGCTGTCCTTTCTGCTCTTGAGTACACCACTATAAGAGCTCCTTTTGACGGGTATGTGTCCCAAAAGAGAGTGGATGTAGGAGATCTTGCAACTCCGGGCACTCCACTGCTAATAGTAGAAAAACCACCTTACAAACTCGAAGTTAATCTACCAGAAAAGTACATGTCAAGGGTGCGCATTGGAGACACATACGACGTCTATGTGGAAGCCTTAAACAAGACTGTACAAGGCAGGGTTTCTGAGGTCTCTCCCTCTGTTGATCCAGCAACAAGGACCTTTAGAGTAAAGCTAACACTCAGCGATAACAACCTAAAGAGCGGTATGTATGCCAAACTGCTAATGCCAGAATCACTAAGCGCGGTGCTTGTGCCAGAAAGCGCTATATTGAGGAGGTTTGACTTTACTGGAGTGTGGGTGGTAAAACCGGACAAAACCTTAGAGCTCAGATTTGTAAAGCTCGGCGAAAAAAGAGGAAATATGGTGGAAGTCTTGTCTGGCTTAAGCGGTGGCGAAGATATAGTGATAGAAGGTGTAGAAAGAGCTTGCGATGGGTGTAAGGTAGGAGGGTAA